From the Bacteroidia bacterium genome, the window CCAAGATTTATAAAACTGTTTGTTGTATAATAGGCCGGTGCATTAGGAAATGGATTCAGATTAAGTGCAGGGTTGAGATCGCCTGTTTGCTTATAAACGTAATCTAACTTTACCACCACTCCGGCTGTAGGAAAGCAAGAAAATCCTGCAATGACATATTGCTGTTTCAAAATATCGTTTTCAATGCCATTCTCTGGAATACTGCTGTTAAGATTAAAATTTTCATATCGGACAAATGCATCTGTTCTTAGTCTTTTTAAGATGCGATAAGCAACTTCTGCATAACCACCAATGGATAATTCAGCAGTGTTGTTGGCATAGGCACGATTAATTTTATCGGCTTCGGGGATTGAAATTGCAGCAAAAAGTACTTTAGCTGTAAGTCCGTTTTTACGATATTGTACATTTACTTCGCCAAGCCCGACTGGGGTGCCGAACATACCTGAATTTAGTTGCAGGCTATCCGCTTCTCTTTTTGTCAGCCCGGCACTTCCACCATAGTAAGCTGAAAGCTGAAAAGTAAAATTTTGCTTTACATATTGCACTGACCCTGTTAAAGCTATATTAGAAGCTGTTGCATTGCTGCCTTCAAATCTGCCTCCACGAATACCGGTACCATTACTGAATCCTGATGCATCAAGCCCATTAACAACAGCAATGGAATAATTTAATCCTGTCATCACATCTGAACTGCCATATAGAGCAACACCCAACTCGCGCCATGTTGATGGAATAAGAAAAGTTTCTGTAAAGGGTCGTTGATTTCCATGAAAAGTTGTTGGTAAGTGGTTCTCATTAATAATTCCAATACGTGGAATAAATAGTCCAGCCTGTAAGTAAATTTTTCTATTTAGCTGAAAACGCAGATAAGCTTGCTCCAATGCAATCTCCCCACCTGCCTTGCCGCCTTCAACGCGTGCATCTGCCAATTCGGTTTCTGAAAGAAAGGATATATTCTTGCTGAATTTATGACCTACAAAAACTACGGCTCTGGTTAAGTTTGCATTAGCAGTCCTGTAGCGTGAATCATAACTTACCATCGCTTCTCCATAGCCTGAGATATAGGTCTGCTTTTCATTAGCTACATTGGTATGTAATGAATCCTCACCCGTTTGTGCCTGAGTAAGGAATGGAAAAAATATAAATATGGCTGCAATGTAGTTTTTCATTGAATAAAAATTATCGGCTGCGAAAGTAATGAGAAAATACTATTTAGAATGTTTCTAAATAAAATTTTTATCTAACTCTTTGTTTTTCAGAAACAAAAACAAGGAATTAAAAAAAATGAAAAAACTTACCCCTGCCTGAGTTTCAAGTGTATCTTCCGTCAGCATTGATAAAAAAGCCGTGACCCAAAAGGTCATATATAAAAAAGACCCGGAATTTTGATATTGAAAAACAGGATAAAAAAGCACAATAATGAAAAGTAAAAGAGCAGGAATACCCAGTGCAACAGCAACAGCCAAAAACTGATTGTGTGAACGTAAACGAAACTTTGTTTCTAACATCGAATTGGCTTCATCATATTTTTTTGCAAAAGCATCAGGCACATCACCTGTGCCAACACCGGTTAACGCATGTTGTTTGATAATTTGTAAAGCTGTCTGCCAGAACTCAAAACGCATAGTCAAAGAATGTCCGCTGGCATTACCTCCTGACCTATAATTATTCAACTCCCAAAGTGTTACCCTTAGTCTGTTGTGAATATTAGATTCTATTAATTCATCTGCATTCGCTACACCATGCTCTATTGCTTCAATTTCTGCTTCAGTAAGCAGTTGAACAGCATGAGCATCTTTTTTTAATCCTTTAGAAGATAAAAACCGGAATATTGTTCTTTTTATTTCATCACCATTCAGATTTTTTCCATCATAATTTATCTTGCTTCTATGGTTCCATGCTTCCCGCAATTCGGGTTCGCAAATGTTAATCCACACCGGATGACCGTTTTCAGCCTCACGGCTAAGTGTGTCATGCGTATAGGGAATACCATTTGCCGTATGCATAGTTAAACTATTCAACTCTGCTTCATTAAAGAATGTCACTTCATGCCATGTGTTTTTGATATTGAAAGCAAGTATTGTTACAGCCGTTACAACTGAACTTGCAATAATGCCTTTTAGTCTTACAGATTTACTATTCAGAATTTTTTTGATAGCATAAATCAATACTACTACTGCCAGTATGCCCAAACCGGTGACAGACTCTATTATTGTCAAGAAATACAGAAACCAGATTATTACAA encodes:
- a CDS encoding O-antigen ligase family protein, which produces MTGRLQSISNPLFFAGVLLFAIGLPLSMFLMSVSQLIIIVAWLFNGDLKEKLKKAFSNKVVLLLAAFFFWHVAGLLYTTDLQYGFKDVRVKLPLLLVPIVFSSMPVFSDKQFKTLALVFVASVLVSTLISMCIYVGIIPIEFHNVRDISVFISHIRLSLLICIAVYLSFWLFRRVKYGYGLLLVIIWFLYFLTIIESVTGLGILAVVVLIYAIKKILNSKSVRLKGIIASSVVTAVTILAFNIKNTWHEVTFFNEAELNSLTMHTANGIPYTHDTLSREAENGHPVWINICEPELREAWNHRSKINYDGKNLNGDEIKRTIFRFLSSKGLKKDAHAVQLLTEAEIEAIEHGVANADELIESNIHNRLRVTLWELNNYRSGGNASGHSLTMRFEFWQTALQIIKQHALTGVGTGDVPDAFAKKYDEANSMLETKFRLRSHNQFLAVAVALGIPALLLFIIVLFYPVFQYQNSGSFLYMTFWVTAFLSMLTEDTLETQAGVSFFIFFNSLFLFLKNKELDKNFI